A single genomic interval of Arctopsyche grandis isolate Sample6627 chromosome 8, ASM5162203v2, whole genome shotgun sequence harbors:
- the Mlp60A gene encoding muscle LIM protein at 60A isoform X5: MPFKPIENPKCPKCSKSVYAAEERVAGGLKFHKMCFKCGMCSKLLDSTNCTEHEGELFCKNCHARKYGPKGYGFGGGAGCLSMDTGAHIAGEGAAE; the protein is encoded by the exons atgcCTTTCAAACCAATTGAAAACCCAAAATGCCCCAAATGCAGCAAGTCTGTATATGCCGCTGAAGAACGTGTGGCTGGTGGACTTAAattccacaaaatgtgcttcaaGTGTG GAATGTGCAGCAAATTGCTCGATTCCACCAACTGCACTGAACATGAAGGAGAGCTTTTCTGCAAGAATTGCCACGCCCGCAAGTATGGCCCCAAGGGCTATGGCTTCGGTGGTGGTGCCGGATGCTTATCCATGGACACCGGCGCTCATATCGCTGGTGAAGGAGC GGCAGAGTAG